CAGCATGTGATTCtctccagggtgtgtgtgtgtgtgtgtgtgtgtgtgtgtgtgtgtgtgtgtgtgtgtgtgttccactccCATCAGAAGCTGTGACTCCTCTGTTACATAACCTTGTAATGTGGCTTTgcctccagtgtgtgtgtgtgtgtgtgtgtgtgtgtgtgtgtgtgtgtgtgtgtgtgtgtgtgtgtgtgtgtgtgtgtgtgtgtgtgtgtgtgtgtgtggcatcatCTGCACACAACAGTGACTAGAAATGGCATTCATGGACAAATGTGTAATTTTTGGAGTGGgagatgtttttttgttgttgtcaggATTACTAAAGAGCAAACAAAACAGGGTGTGTGTGGCGGGGGAGGGGGTCCCCCCAGAGCTGctgtgtttctcctcctcttcgttCACAGGGCGATGCTGTTGGGCCTGTAGTTGGCAAAGCAGAGCACTGAGTTTGAGGACTCGTCACAGTTGCCGGGCAGCTCCACGTCGCTGGCTGCCAGCGAATTCCTGCTAATGACCAGATCCAGGCAGTCTCCAGCCTCCACAATGAGAGGCACAGTTAGACAGCAGTCCAAGTCCCTGGTCCTCACTCGGTTCACCTGGAAGACCACAAGCATGTCAATTATCAGTCACTGCacctcacacacactttcacacactctgATAATACCTGAAGAATGCGATCAAAAGGTTTTAACCCGGCCAGGTCTGCAGGGCCGTCTGgtctgatcatgttcacataaactCCTTTCTCTAGCAGCCCATCTGACACACTGAAACCAAAGTCACGGCTCTCACGGTCCTTCCTTATGGACACCTGCACACAAGGAACAGGATTAGGTTTTAAAAGTCACGGACTGGTGTGGAAATGTTGATATAAAAGGATTTAACCTGGTGAGAAACGGAGCCCGAGCTTTTAACTAGTTTAACCATCTTGTTTCTAAAAACCTGCCTTATGAGATTAGTGCAAAGAACAGTCCCGGTTTGGAAAAAGTATTAGTTTTCTCTACTGGAAACTGTTTCAGATCAACAGCAGTCTAATGACATTTGACTGGAAGCAAATTTAAACAGCAAACCTAATCCTGGTGCTGCACCATGTTTTTTCCTTTAACCTTGTGTCCATCGTCTTGCTTAAACACCAAACAAAGTGACTACAGCATCACACCATCTCATTTGTTTCTCTTTGGATTCAGACGTGTTCTTAACCAAACTAGAAACAGCTTTAAAAGGCTTTGGGACATTGTGTCAAGGCTAAACACTGCATTCATCCCTGTATCCTCCATTATTGTCTGTTAAAACACAGCGTGGCTCACAGAGGATGTAGGTACTGTCCTTGGTCACGGCCAGTGCTCAAATCTGACCCAATTGCTGTTTGCTGTAAATCCAAGTTGTgactcaagcaagggaagggtgcAGGTGGAAATGCAACCCGAAGCAACTTTGGTTTCTTGACTCTGTAAGGATTAAGTGATCAAATAACGGAGTTGAGATATAAATTCTGTGTGGGAAGTTCATGAGCACTTCTGCAAACCACTGAGCGATTTGCAGAAATGACATTTTTAATGCATGCAGATGACTTTTCCTTGATTCTTTAGTTTAACTCACAGGGAATGCCAACAATAAATCTGTCAGACACAGATGATAGCATTTTAGCACCAGCAAAGTGATTCTTCGATTATATTCCTCTGTTTCTTAAAAATAAGACTAGCAGGGATGGTTCATTTGCTGTATATAGGACTTCCCAGGGTTGGCAATTCTTGTTTATGATGTTTAGGAGTGTAAATCCTCCCAAATCATAGGAAACCTGTAAAAGTGGATAAAGATGACGTATTACAAGAAAATATGCCACAATGAACATCTAGTAAAAACAAGGGAGATTAAATGTTTTGCATAGTTTTGTGAGCAGATTTTGCACTTTGCAGGTGTTTAAAATGAGAACAATTACACAGTTTTAGCTTATTTCAGCAATATCCAGCCACTCTCTATACTACTTTCAGAGAAAGAGTAATAAATCCTTCAACTGTTGAGTAATAAACATAACATGCCATTTCTATAATGTATCCATTCCCAGATTATTGAAAAGTGTTTAATAGATAAATCACCTTGTGTAGGGCTAAGCCTGTGGGGGACAGGATTTCTGAGGAGCCCCCCTTGGCTCTAGATGGTCCATCTCTGACTCCAGACGACAGGTTTTTGTGTTTAGCCTCACTGTGGATCCCTCCCTTTTGTAAGGGACTGATGTCAGAGTGGAACATTGAGTTTTCGTTTGTCTTGTTCTCTTCTAGGTACAAACTCAGAGCACTCCTGGTCATAGATGCCTGGGAAAAAGGGACAAGAATTATTTTATATTAAACTAGATGAACAATAGTTACGGTATGAATTCCAGTGTTGCATGCACAGAGGCCAAGGCAGTGTGCAAAATCCTTCAGAGTAGCAGCAGGTGCCTGGATTGTCCTGTCAGATTTAATAACAGATTACACACTGATGATTATTATAATGCTTCGTCGAGCATGTTCATTTAGGCTGACACCAGTCTAAGATACATGAGGGCAAAGCAGATGGAGGACAGGAAGCTCCTACCTCCAGCTCCCTGAGAATCTCTGACTGGCCGCAGGTCTCCAGGTCCTGCAGAGTTTGAGACCAGAAACTGTCTTCCTTGTTCATGCTGCCATGGAAACGAGGGGGGCTGACGAATCTACGACAACGCAGGAACCAGAACATAAAAGCAACCCTGCAAGGCTTGAGGTGGGTGCTGCATACAAAAGCAGCATGGGAAATGCAGTTTTTGGAGCTGCAAAACTGAAGAGGCCCTTTAAAAATCTCTCAGGACCGCAGTAAAGTTTTACTGTAGCTTATTGAGGAGTCTATGAGTCCACCAGATAAaacaaagccatcaaatttagaaAAGCCAcccattaaaaaaaaagaaaaaaaaagcaggaaATCAAAAACGTAGACCACAAAGTTCAGAAAGGTCAAGCGTGGGAAGACATACAAGGCTGATGCATCCTTGAGCCATTTAAGTATCTTTTGTTTACATAAAAGGGGTGACGGGAAGAGACGCATCTATTTGATACACCAAAGAGCTTGTGGGCAGTTAGTAAAGCAGATGAGTGAAAGAACACctgagaaaaaagaaaacaaacacaaaagtaCAGTTTGGAAAAAGCACAaaacatgaaaacacaacatgataaaacatttatTGAGTGGAGAAAAGTTCTCAGTCTACTTAACaagaaaggaaaagaaatgaATACAGCTCTGGTCAGAAATTAGGAAACTGACATCCTAGCCATTTAGAAGGAGCCGTTTTGTGAATAATTACTGTAGCACTAGTTGTGTGTAGGGTATTAAACAGCCTCTAGTCAGGAAAGTAGAGTTTATGGCCTGCAGGAGTGATACGCTAACAGCTAGTATCATTGTTGCCATCTTTAAACAGCCCAACCCAAAACCTTACACAGGTGTTTAAGTAGCACCGTTCTATAAACCGCCACAATGCTCTCAGGTTAGCATCAGCGGTTATTTAGTAGAAATGTAAATGGgtgatggcctgtatttgtatagcgccttcttagggttcaacaaccccccaaggcgcttcacaatcatcaacccattcacacactcattcacacgctggtggggatgagctatgatgtagctacagctgccctgggcgcactggcagaggcgaggctgccgaacacaggcgccactggtccctccgaccaccaccagcaggcaaggcaggttaagtgtcttgctcaaggacacaacagcagcattctctggtctgagccgggattgaacctgcaaccttccaattactggacaacccgatcgacgtcctgagctactgctgtccagaAATGTAATAAAACTCCTGCTTGACTCGACTTCTGTATACACCAGAAGTGACATAATGACCTGCTGCTATAAAACAAAGTTCACAACTTTATGATCTTAAGGTCTTTGAGGTTTTTTGGTATTTTGGTTCATCAACATTGTGCTTTTGGGTGACATGATCTGACCAGAACTGTATTACTAAAGAAAAGGTAAATAAAGAAATGAGGACATAAACAAAAGCTACACTGACAGATGACAGAAGTCTGTAACAGAGCTGGCTCCACAAAGAAACTATCATTTTCATTCAAACATGATGATGAAAAGCTGGACTCTTGTCACATACTCAACGTGTGAGCTTCATCAACCCCAACAGAAATGGTGAATTCATGGCTTCAAACTTCCTGCAGCCTGAGGACTTTGTAAACAAAGTCCAGTCCTCCCCGCTTACCCAGGTATCTTGTCCCACTCGTCCTCTGTAAATCTCCCATCATACAGCACTGCTTGGTGGGCCAGACCTGCAGGACTGGGTGTGGTATGGCCCCTGTGATTTGGGCGCCTCCATTCTGGTGGATGTAGCAGTAAGTCGGCGCTTTTGAGCAGATATGTccctaaaaataaagaaaacaatcaTTTTAGTTAGAGAAAAGCAAGCTGAGTGATTTGGCCAGCCTGTGAGAGGTGTGGCTCACCTTGGCTAATGTAGCCTGCATCAAACCCTGAGCTGTCCCAGGAGCTCATGGCAGAGTCGACACTGGGCACTGTGGCGGAGTACATCTCTGAGTGTTTGCTAGTTTTTTGGGAGTCTGGGGGTTCGTCTTCGGGGTCACTCAAGAACCCGGCTTCTCTGTCAACGGGTCGCCGGCACTCAGACTCTGAACAAACGAAGCAGCAGGTTCACATTAAAGCAGGAAGGAatgattctttttttattttgaaacaaaaaCCAGTTAAAAAATATTATTATACGTTCAGCTTGTTTCTTGATCTTCAGAGTGACGGACTCTCCGGCCATCTGCAGCAGATGGATGGCCTCGCTCAGAGGTTTTCCTTTAAGACTGACTCCGTTGATAGCCAGAACCCTGTCCCCAACGTGGATGGCCCCAGTCCTGCAGGGGACAAGAAGGCAGAGGACAGAAAGACACCAGAATATACCAGACAGTACCAACAGGCATGCTGTCAGGCTGCCAGAGCCCGCACCAAGAAAGGAACAAAGAGGCTTGTTGTTGCAGGGAGAGACTAGACAGCCATTGTTTACTGTCTCATTTATTAATAAACTAAAAAAACTGTTCACATCGACGAGACGTCTTTTCACTCACCTCTCAGCCAGACCTTTCTTGGTGAGGCCAGATATGACGATGGGGTCAAAAGGTTCCTCTGTGCCAGAGATGGTGATGCCCAGAGGTCCGTTATACCTCTTCAGCTCCACCGTGTAGATGATGGAGCCAGACATCTCCAACTCCTCTACAACACAAAGACCAGACAGGAGCTCAAAGTGTGTAAAAGCGACTGTGtcggattttttatttatttatttattttttgcgttTTCTGTGTCAATTAGCTTTAGTCAAGTACACTTCAGAAGTGCTTATCAGCCAGTCTCTTATTTACGGTGTTTAATCGGTCCTCTGGTTTGATTTTGataacacacacaagcaaaagcaTCACCACCAACCTGCTAAAGGAGGACTATAAACATATGTGATGTTTTAAAGGCAAGTTTTATTTAACTTGTTGGCTTTAATTACTATAATTGCATTTGaagtgtcattttattttgttttatttgtttggtgttattttattacatttagttcAACTGTATTTTAAGCTTGAATAATGAATTATTAAAACTAGTATCAActcggcagcagattttctgctaACACTGAAAACAAGTGTGTTGCACTTCTGCCATCGACGCAGCTCAGCGTACCAATGTTGTCCTCATCTTTCTGGATCCTCAGTTTGACCATGTCCTCTGCCTGCTGCAGGACATGCATGGCATCCTCCATGGTGCAGTTCTCCAGACGCACAGAGTCGATGGCCAGCAGCCGGTCTCCAGGCTCCAGGGTGCCTGTTCTGACAGACAAGAGCGAAAAGGATCACAACTATCCTGCATCGCTCGCCAAATCCTATTAACCTCACATCTCAGTAGGCTCCGTGGGGGTGACCGTAGCCTCACCCTCAACCTAATCATCACTGAACCCTTCTGAAATGTAGCTGCCCTACTGATCCAGTTTTGATAATCCAGTCCTATTAGATTATTATTACACAGCAGGCAGATGAATCTGTTTATCATTGTGCTGCAGAAACAAGGATGATGATACACACCTGTGAGCTATGCTTCCTTTTTTGATGTCCGAGATTATTAGAGGCTTCTCTGGTTTTTTACTTGCTGgtaaaaacagaaaacacatttttatataCCACTGTGACCTCTACACATTTTGAACTCTGCATTCACTTTTGTTGGTGTCTGGTTTGTACTCTTCCCCCTGAGCTATTTAGGGCAGAAAGGTTAATGAAGGATGCTGCACAGGCCTGTATTATTCAGAGGTAATGAGCTATGAGTATTCATGCTTTGACAAGTTTTATGGATCACAGCGTCCAGAGACACTGAGCAGCACTGCCTCCTGCTGGCTCTCTGTAAACCTACCACTGATGGTGATGCCCAGCTCCACTCCTCTCCGCTTTGGTAGTTTCACATGGAAGGTGCCGCTGCTTGGAACCACAGACTCTAGTTTTGATTAGGGGGACACTCATATCAAAATAGCAAGGATTTATAGGAAATTAAATTATAAAAGATTTATTTCTCGTGATACCTGCCACGTCAAACTCAACCTCCACTGTGACTTTGTTTGCCAGAGCAGAGTCTCTGAGCAACTGATGAGCTTCTTCCAACGTGCCCTCTTCAGTCGGGATGCCATTGATGGACAACACTCGGTCTCCAACTTGCAGCAGCCCACAACTTCAAGTTTAACAATCAcataaaaacaggaaatggttTATCTGAAATGTTATCTATACAACAGCAGAGAAGGAAATAAGTGCACGTTGTTAACAGCCTACACTGTAAACCCAAAtgttgaaaataatcaaatatattcAGTAAGTGAAAATCATAAACTTGTTGTTTTAGTtcaaccttttccttgttttGAGTACACAGAACTCACTTATTTATAGTGAGCATAACTTAAATACATCAATAAAGAACAACTTCATTTGAATGAGTAAAATTAACTAAACAAAtattaattgttttatttttctattaTTTTATTCATCTATATGTAAACttaaagtgtgtctgataaacagacttATATTTTTCTAAATATTTGGGGATCTATAGGGAAAAAACAACCACAAACAAGCAATTTTGGTGGATTTCAGGACAGTAAAGACCTggtgggtgaggtgcattgtgggtagtcatgtttttagttattttgttctaCTTTGggttgtttatgcatgtttattgtgggggattgttgttcttagttattacttcattcagtgttgcaaatgtggttttactttttgtatcatggcaccattttattttatgtaaacataaattattttaaaacatcACTTAAATATTTTTGTGTAATCTGTTGCAAAATAATTTGAGTTATGTGAACTTATTAAGGTTTACAGTGTAGTGAACTATTCACATATCCAGGATGGCTTATGTAACCCTAAACCTGGCTACGTATTTAGGTGTAGCCTGAATGCATGAAAAATGCTAAATATTACTCATGTGGGTGATTTATTCCAAAGAAACAATTATCTGTTAGCATCTATTTACTTTTAACTCAATTTTGCTTATTTAAATCACTGTTTTTGAAAGAGAGGATTTTAAACTTTAGTATCTTTGTGTCCCTTTTCTGGCAAAAAGAGGAAATGCTCAAAGCATTTGTACGTTTGAGAGCGCTTGTCCAAAAATTATAGTTCTCTTTTTTGTCCAGTAaacatcaaacatgttctggttcAAATATAAGTGAGCTTTTCAATATTCTTAAGGACCAAAAAATATAGGAACTTGATAAAAACAGGTGAAACACCTAAATATGAGCCTGATTGTGTTTTTGCAAACACACCTATTGGTGTGTGTAAAGTCTCACACTGCAGCTTTAAAGCTGCTGTAACGGAAactataaataaaaacaatgcaGCCCTCAGACTAGACAGATGTTTTGACTTCATGTGAACCTCATAATTGTCTCACCAGCTAACAAATAGAAAAgactcacgcacatgcacgcgTTTGAACTGTAGcgtggttaactacatactaAAATTAACGCTGAGCCAAGCCCTAATTGTGCAGTAAAATGCTAAAGCGCTGTCAAGTGAGATTAATTCGCCCAACTCTGCAGCTTATTGACCTTGCATGAAGGCTGAGGCACCAAACATGTCTGCTGTATACGAGTCACTCCTGTTGGACCTGGGGATGCTGCCCtatgcgcgcacgcgcacacacacacacacacacacacacacacacacacacacacacacacacacacacacacacacacacacacacacacacacacacacacacacacacacacacacacacacacacacacacacacacacacacacacacacacacacacacacacacacacacacacacacacacacacacacacacacacacacacacacacacacacacacacacacacacacacacacacacacacacacaccttgttggTGTGCATAATAGCCTCCATCAGTAATCTTATCAAAAAGTTTATTTTAACTGGAATATTCTAACACAGTTTATACTCTACCAAGATTATAACCCTGCCAAGAAGAAGAGTTTCACAGACCAATCACAAAGCAGATGGGAGCGCCACAAGTTTAGCAGATAAGTGGTGGCCGGCTGACCAACTGACCAACGCTAATGTCCCTTGTGCCGAGCTGCCAGCAGCATAGCTGTGAAAATGAGGCGCAGCAGATGCGTTTCCTGCTTTTAGTcatctgttgtcccatcacattTATCTTGTGACCCCCTCTGCTGCTCTCACCCACTTCAGAGTAACACCACTGGCCTTTCAGTGGTTCCAGCTCATGGCGCTGTGCATAAATGATCAATGAAACTGGTGAACAAGTATTTTGTAAAGTTTGATCTCAGTTTTGTGCGTCAAGGCCACAGAAGATAAGTTATGTGGGGCGCTAAAGTTACACTAAAAACATTGAACGCATTCAGCCTCGTATATTATTCAAAACCATATTTGGATTAAAATGATTCTAAATGTTTATGTAATAAtctaaataatcaaataaaaatgtgaaagTAGATGGTTCAAAAAAGTTTAATTTAACAGATCTCAGCCTGAAATGCGCACACTTTAAACCTTGCATAACTATCATAATTATTGTGACTTTATGCATGCTTATGTAACCAATTAGTGCAAACACAACTACATTTTCCTCACAGTCTAAAGAACATCTTTGCATGAATCTCTAGCATTCAGACACGCTTAATATATGTTTTTCTGTCAGGCAGTTTCAACATGATTTTAAATAGTTTCATCACGTTTTCTTCCTAATTAGTTTAGATGCATTTaatacacacatgaacacacaggtgtgtgttcaCTCATGAACTAAACTTTTTTCTGTTTGCTCTGGGCTGCATTTGTGGCTCTGAAACATCATAAAGTCAAAAGAAAGGATGATGTTAACAATCATTTATACATTTAATAAGCTACACAAGTGACTCTTCACATGCAGGGGTTTGTTTATCTAGACTATGCTGACTGAACACGACGGTTGAAAGAAACAAAAATAGATCATGACATGTGCATCTGTCTCTATAAATAGTCCTACAAATCAAGTTTATGGTTTGCATTTTATGGATATAAAGAGGGTTAAAACAAACAGGAAAGAACAAAAACCACTAATTGTTGCTCAGGGTTTGTTGGTGTAAAAAAAGGTTTAGGTTCATAAATGAGTAGCAGTGAGAGCCTCCGGTGTGAGGCGACTTTCATTGTAATATTTATGTTTGCTACCTCTCAGCTGGGCTGTCTGGCTCAATAAAGCGGATGACCGGAGGAGCAGATAGTGTTTCTGTGGCAAAGACACCCCCCTGCAGCTGGATCCCAAAACCGGTGAGCGGATCGCCCCTCAGGACGACTTCGCTTGTTTCCACATGAAAAACCTGTCCCCCTGGTCCGACAGAGCTGGACGACAGGGATACTGTGGAGAGAGGGAGTGCATGCCAGATATGAGTGGAGATGTGGCAGATAAACATAGCACAGAGGTATTGTTGGAGATGGTTTAGGAAGAGACAAGAAAACAAGGAAAATGAGTCATGTTTACGTCAGCAGGGGATCAGATGTACTCTGACTGAGATGTGTGATCATGCTGCACTTGTAAAGGAGTTCAAATGGGTTTACATGAGCTCACTTGCTCAGTTTTAACCTCAGTAGTAAGAAGGTCATACGTGAGCTCTTGTGGTCCTTC
The sequence above is a segment of the Nothobranchius furzeri strain GRZ-AD chromosome 15, NfurGRZ-RIMD1, whole genome shotgun sequence genome. Coding sequences within it:
- the LOC107391065 gene encoding glutamate receptor-interacting protein 2 isoform X2; the protein is MLCGLRRDTKSSIDEGPYSKGSKEATDQSHSSRGHSLSEEYRGVTTVELMKREGSSLGLTISGGSDKDGKPRVSNLRPGGLAARSDQLNMGDYIKSVNGINLSKLRHDEIISLLKNIGERVVLEVEYELPPFVQNPSGVITKTIEVCLHKEGNSFGFVMRGGFHEDWRRSRPLVVTSIRPGGPADREGTLKAGDRVLSIDGMPLNRERHADALTVLMQSGQEGLFLIEYDVSVMEAVQQASGPLLVEIVKGPSASLGISLTKTLYRSKQVVVIDKIKPASVAERCGALHVGDLLLAIDGTSTELCSLMEATQLLASSSEILKLELLPASQSRLPIRPHDAVKVQKSNHQPWDQSSNYCHHPHASHSKTWSSPSHPHNQQDMCKSLVGGGFSPSSTATSGFSSQGSNTLPCPIPPITPSSPRSSTGRRRIRKKDHKSSLSLSSSSVGPGGQVFHVETSEVVLRGDPLTGFGIQLQGGVFATETLSAPPVIRFIEPDSPAESCGLLQVGDRVLSINGIPTEEGTLEEAHQLLRDSALANKVTVEVEFDVAESVVPSSGTFHVKLPKRRGVELGITISASKKPEKPLIISDIKKGSIAHRTGTLEPGDRLLAIDSVRLENCTMEDAMHVLQQAEDMVKLRIQKDEDNIEELEMSGSIIYTVELKRYNGPLGITISGTEEPFDPIVISGLTKKGLAERTGAIHVGDRVLAINGVSLKGKPLSEAIHLLQMAGESVTLKIKKQAEQSECRRPVDREAGFLSDPEDEPPDSQKTSKHSEMYSATVPSVDSAMSSWDSSGFDAGYISQGTYLLKSADLLLHPPEWRRPNHRGHTTPSPAGLAHQAVLYDGRFTEDEWDKIPGFVSPPRFHGSMNKEDSFWSQTLQDLETCGQSEILRELEASMTRSALSLYLEENKTNENSMFHSDISPLQKGGIHSEAKHKNLSSGVRDGPSRAKGGSSEILSPTGLALHKVSIRKDRESRDFGFSVSDGLLEKGVYVNMIRPDGPADLAGLKPFDRILQVNRVRTRDLDCCLTVPLIVEAGDCLDLVISRNSLAASDVELPGNCDESSNSVLCFANYRPNSIAL
- the LOC107391065 gene encoding glutamate receptor-interacting protein 2 isoform X1; this translates as MNMSARIVFGKGRLAPKQLSFALSQTDSLKKGSRSAGGKRRMLSFSLRCHLGIIRGRAKDEGPYSKGSKEATDQSHSSRGHSLSEEYRGVTTVELMKREGSSLGLTISGGSDKDGKPRVSNLRPGGLAARSDQLNMGDYIKSVNGINLSKLRHDEIISLLKNIGERVVLEVEYELPPFVQNPSGVITKTIEVCLHKEGNSFGFVMRGGFHEDWRRSRPLVVTSIRPGGPADREGTLKAGDRVLSIDGMPLNRERHADALTVLMQSGQEGLFLIEYDVSVMEAVQQASGPLLVEIVKGPSASLGISLTKTLYRSKQVVVIDKIKPASVAERCGALHVGDLLLAIDGTSTELCSLMEATQLLASSSEILKLELLPASQSRLPIRPHDAVKVQKSNHQPWDQSSNYCHHPHASHSKTWSSPSHPHNQQDMCKSLVGGGFSPSSTATSGFSSQGSNTLPCPIPPITPSSPRSSTGRRRIRKKDHKSSLSLSSSSVGPGGQVFHVETSEVVLRGDPLTGFGIQLQGGVFATETLSAPPVIRFIEPDSPAESCGLLQVGDRVLSINGIPTEEGTLEEAHQLLRDSALANKVTVEVEFDVAESVVPSSGTFHVKLPKRRGVELGITISASKKPEKPLIISDIKKGSIAHRTGTLEPGDRLLAIDSVRLENCTMEDAMHVLQQAEDMVKLRIQKDEDNIEELEMSGSIIYTVELKRYNGPLGITISGTEEPFDPIVISGLTKKGLAERTGAIHVGDRVLAINGVSLKGKPLSEAIHLLQMAGESVTLKIKKQAEQSECRRPVDREAGFLSDPEDEPPDSQKTSKHSEMYSATVPSVDSAMSSWDSSGFDAGYISQGTYLLKSADLLLHPPEWRRPNHRGHTTPSPAGLAHQAVLYDGRFTEDEWDKIPGFVSPPRFHGSMNKEDSFWSQTLQDLETCGQSEILRELEASMTRSALSLYLEENKTNENSMFHSDISPLQKGGIHSEAKHKNLSSGVRDGPSRAKGGSSEILSPTGLALHKVSIRKDRESRDFGFSVSDGLLEKGVYVNMIRPDGPADLAGLKPFDRILQVNRVRTRDLDCCLTVPLIVEAGDCLDLVISRNSLAASDVELPGNCDESSNSVLCFANYRPNSIAL
- the LOC107391065 gene encoding glutamate receptor-interacting protein 2 isoform X3, with the protein product MNMSARIVFGKGRLAPKQLSFALSQTDSLKKGSRSAGGKRRMLSFSLRCHLGIIRGRAKDEGPYSKGSKEATDQSHSSRGHSLSEEYRGVTTVELMKREGSSLGLTISGGSDKDGKPRVSNLRPGGLAARSDQLNMGDYIKSVNGINLSKLRHDEIISLLKNIGERVVLEVEYELPPFVQNPSGVITKTIEVCLHKEGNSFGFVMRGGFHEDWRRSRPLVVTSIRPGGPADREGTLKAGDRVLSIDGMPLNRERHADALTVLMQSGQEGLFLIEYDVSVMEAVQQASGPLLVEIVKGPSASLGISLTKTLYRSKQVVVIDKIKPASVAERCGALHVGDLLLAIDGTSTELCSLMEATQLLASSSEILKLELLPASQSRLPIRPHDAVKVQKSNHQPWDQSSNYCHHPHASHSKTWSSPSHPHNQQDMCKSLVGGGFSPSSTATSGFSSQGSNTLPCPIPPITPSSPRSSTGRRRIRKKDHKSSLSLSSSSVGPGGQVFHVETSEVVLRGDPLTGFGIQLQGGVFATETLSAPPVIRFIEPDSPAESCGLLQVGDRVLSINGIPTEEGTLEEAHQLLRDSALANKVTVEVEFDVAESVVPSSGTFHVKLPKRRGVELGITISASKKPEKPLIISDIKKGSIAHRTGTLEPGDRLLAIDSVRLENCTMEDAMHVLQQAEDMVKLRIQKDEDNIEELEMSGSIIYTVELKRYNGPLGITISGTEEPFDPIVISGLTKKGLAERTGAIHVGDRVLAINGVSLKGKPLSEAIHLLQMAGESVTLKIKKQAEQSECRRPVDREAGFLSDPEDEPPDSQKTSKHSEMYSATVPSVDSAMSSWDSSGFDAGYISQGTYLLKSADLLLHPPEWRRPNHRGHTTPSPAGLAHQAVLYDGRFTEDEWDKIPGFVSPPRFHGSMNKEDSFWSQTLQDLETCGQSEILRELEASMTRSALSLYLEENKTNENSMFHSDISPLQKGGIHSEAKHKNLSSGVRDGPSRAKGGSSEILSPTGLALHKVSYDLGGFTLLNIINKNCQPWEVLYTANEPSLLVLFLRNRGI